A single Ascochyta rabiei chromosome 4, complete sequence DNA region contains:
- a CDS encoding Glycine--tRNA ligase, translating to MPSDMTTFKGKPFDRASLESVMKRRLFYTPAFDIYGGVSGLYDYGPPGTALTNNIVDIWRKHFVLKENMLEVDTTMLTPHEVLKTSGHVDKFADWMCKDPKTGEIFRADHLVEEVLEARLKGNKEARGEKVEAEEEDPKKKKKKVKNVAVVKMDDALVTEYEEVLAKIDNYNGEELGLLIKKYDIKNPATNGELQPPVAFNLMFQTSIGPSSNMPGYLRPETAQGQFLNFAKLLEFNQQQMPFASASIGKSFRNEISPRAGLLRVREFLMAEIEHFVDPEGGKKHPRFEEVADVELELLDREVQLSGKTNVKTTKIGEAVKTGLVDNETLGYFLARIQQFLLKIGADPKKIRFRQHMANEMAHYAADCWDAELLTSYGWIECVGCADRSAYDLTVHMKKTGAPLVVREPRKEPLKVEEWVCDIEKKKFGPKFKKDGKTVENAIEALTQDLREKLSLDLEKEGKIVIDVPGVGDGKVEVPKELITIEKRTRVENVREYTPNVIEPSFGIGRIVYALCEHVYWTREQDEARGILSFPPTVAPTKALIVPLSSHSDFKPFVRTLSDRLQEFGVSTRVDDSGASIGKRYSRNDELGTPLGITIDFQSVKDNTFTLRDRDSTEQVRAGLDEITTAITNLVNGKEQWSDVAARLPKFEGQEVDA from the exons ATGCCGAGCGATATGACGACGTTCAAGGGCAAGCCCTTCGACCGGGCTTCGCTCGAGTCTGTCATGAAG CGACGACTCTTCTACACACCCGCCTTCGACATCTACGGCGGTGTCTCTGGTCTATACGACTATGGCCCGCCCGGCACCGCTCTCACCAACAACATTGTCGACATATGGCGAAAGCACTTTGTGCTGAAGGAGAACATGCTGGAGG TCGACACCACCATGCTTACGCCCCACGAAGTCCTCAAGACGTCCGGCCACGTCGACAAGTTCGCCGACTGGATGTGCAAAGACCCCAAGACCGGCGAGATCTTCCGCGCAGACCACCTTGTCGAGGAGGTCTTGGAGGCCAGATTGAAGGGTAACAAGGAGGCGCGTGGCGAAAAGGTCGAGGCAGAGGAGGAGGAccccaagaagaagaagaagaaggtcaAGAACGTTGCTGTCGTCAAGATGGACGACGCTCTTGTCACCGAGTACGAGGAGGTCTTGGCCAAGATCGACAACTACAACGGCGAGGAGCTGGGTCTGCTCATAAAGAAATACGACATCAAGAACCCCGCCACCAATGGCGAGCTTCAGCCGCCCGTCGCCTTCAACCTCATGTTCCAGACCTCCATTGGTCCCTCCTCGAACATGCCCGGTTACCTGCGCCCTGAGACCGCCCAGGGTCAGTTCCTGAACTTCGCAAAGCTCCTCGAGTTCAACCAGCAGCAAATGCCCTTCGCTTCTGCCTCTATTGGCAAGTCCTTCCGTAACGAGATCTCCCCACGAGCTGGTCTGCTGCGCGTACGAGAATTCCTCATGGCCGAAATCGAACACTTCGTCGACCCAGAGGGTGGCAAGAAGCACCCTCGATTTGAGGAGGTCGCTGATGTTGAGCTCGAGCTCCTCGACCGCGAGGTCCAGCTTTCCGGCAAGACCAACGTCAAGACAACCAAGATTGGCGAGGCCGTCAAGACCGGTCTGGTCGACAACGAGACACTCGGATACTTCCTAGCCCGCATTCAGCAGTTCCTGCTCAAAATCGGTGCCGACCCCAAGAAGATTCGCTTCAGGCAACATATGGCGAACGAGATGGCCCACTACGCCGCAGACTGCTGGGACGCTGAGCTACTCACCTCGTACGGCTGGATTGAGTGTGTCGGCTGTGCCGACCGAAGCGCGTACGATTTGACTGTCCACATGAAGAAGACAGGTGCACCTCTGGTTGTCCGTGAGCCCAGAAAGGAGCCCCTCAAGGTCGAGGAGTGGGTTTGCGACAttgagaagaagaagttcgGTCCCAAGTTCAAGAAAGACGGCAAGACCGTAGAGAACGCCATTGAGGCTCTTACACAAGACCTGCGCGAGAAGCTGTCTCTAGACCTCGAGAAAGAGGGCAAGATCGTCATCGATGTCCCCGGTGTTGGTGATGGCAAGGTAGAGGTGCCCAAGGAGCTCATCACCATTGAGAAGCGCACAAGAGTGGAGAACGTCAGGGAATACACACCTAACGTCATCGAGCCGTCTTTCGGTATCGGCCGCATTGTCTAC GCTCTCTGCGAACACGTTTACTGGACTCGTGAGCAAGATGAAGCTCGTGGTATTCTGTCATTCCCTCCTACTGTTGCACCTACCAAGGCGCTCATCGTGCCGTTGAGCTCGCATAGCGACTTCAAGCCTTTCGTACGAACACTGAGCGACAGGCTGCAAGAGTTCGGCGTTTCCACTCGCGTCGATGATTCTGGCGCATCTATTGGTAAGCGCTACTCG CGTAACGATGAGCTCGGTACCCCTCTGGGTATTACGATTGACTTCCAGTCCGTCAAGGACAACACGTTCACATTGCGCGACCGTGATTCGACAGAGCAGGTTCGCGCTGGTCTCGATGAAATCACCACCGCCATTACTAACCTCGTCAACGGCAAGGAGCAGTGGTCAGACGTGGCTGCGCGCCTGCCCAAGTTTGAGGGTCAGGAGGTCGATGCCTAG